In Buchananella sp. 14KM1171, the genomic stretch TCTTCACCGGGGCTGTCTGCTCTGCCTCCACGGCGGCTTCGGCGGTCTTGGACTTGGGCGTGCGGGACGACTTCGCGGTAGTCAATCGAGGCCTTTCGACTCTGCAACGATGGCGCGTGACCCACGCACCCCGGCGTCACTGCCGGAGAAATCCTTGGGAGTCGGAAATGTCCGGCCAGCTACGCCAAGACATTATACAAGGCTGCGCACAATACGCCGCCCCAACCCGGCCTGTCAACAGTGCGAGGAATGATTCGCTGGGCGGTTGGGCAGCGTCGTCCATCACTAGCAAAATCTTGGGCGCCGCCGATCGCACGGGCCACCAAGGGGGGACCGACGCACCTACCGCCGCGTCCCCGCCGCCGGTTGACGCCCCGACTGCCCGCTCAGTGGGAGGTGACGGTCAGCACCGGCACGGGCGCCTCCAGCAGCACCTTCGCCGCGTTCACGCCCATCCCCAGGGAGGAGCCGTGGGCGCGGCCACGCAGGCCGATCACGACCATCGAGGGCTTGAGCTCGTGGGCGGCGGCCAGGATGTCGTCACCGATCTGCAGGTCGGCGCGGGCGTGACGCACGGAGAAGCTGATGGCGGCGCACTCCAGGCGGTCCCACAGCTTGTCCTCGGCGCCCTCCACGGTGCGGGGGTCGTCAGCGGACTCCCGCCGCGCCACCAGCACCACCAGGGATTTGCCCAGCGCCTGCGCCAACTCGATGGCAGACTCCAGGGCGGCGTTGGACTCATCGGTGCCGTGGTAGGCGAGGAGGATGGACACGGTGGCTCCCAACTTTTCCGGTTCCGGGTAGCTTAACGCAGCTTTCGCCACCCAATTCACCTCACTAAGGTGGGGGCCATGTTGCAAGAATTTCCCGGCAGTGCGCTGCGCCCACAGTGGGATGGCGCGCTCCTGGCCGTGCAGGAGCAGTGGCGGGCCGAGCTGGCTGACCTGGTGGAGGCCGCCGAGCTCCTGGATTACGCCGCCGTGCTGCTCGCCGGCGGCAAACGCAAGCGGGCGGAGCTGGCGGCCCTGGGCTACTGGGCCGCAGGCGGGGACCCGGCCAGCCAGGCGTGCGCCCAGGCCGGCGCCGCCCTCGAGCTGTTCCAGGCTGCCGCTCTTGCGCACGACGACCTCATGGACGACTCCGCCACCCGCCGCACCCACCCCACCACCCACGTGCAGGCCGCCCACGATCACGCGGCGCGCGGCTGGGTGGGCAGCGCCGCCCAGTTCGGGTTGAGCGCAGCCGTGCTGCTGGGGGACCTGCTGCTGGCGCAGTCCCACCGCACCTTCGCTGCGGCCGCCGCGCTAGCAGACCGGCAGGGGGACGACGTTGCCGCCGGCCCGCGTGGAATCGGAGCCGGGCAGCGCGCCCTGGCCGCTTTCAGCGCGATGAGCGTGGAGCTGCAGGCCGGGCAATACCTGGACACCCGGGCACAGACCCAGCCGCTCGGCGCGCCCGACGCGCTGGCCAGCCTGGAGCGGGCCCTGACGTTCAAGTCCGCCCGCTACTCCGTGGAGCACCCGCTGCGGATCGGCGCCGCGCTGGGCGGGGCGGGGCCCGAGCTGGTGGCGGCCCTGGGCGCGGTGGGCCGGCCCCTGGGCATCGCCTTCCAACTGCGCGACGACCTGCTGGGCGTGTTCGGCGACCCGGCCGTGACCGGCAAGCCCGCCGGGGACGACGTCCGGGTGGGCAAGCGCACCGTGCTGGCCGAGCTCGCCCACGCCAGCCTCTCCCCCGCGAACGCCGCCGAGCTGGCCGCCCTGCTGGCGCGCGCACCCCTCGGTGAGGCGGACACGGCAGCCGCGACGGCGCTCATCGCCGCCTCCGGGGCGGCGGAGCAGGTGGAGGCGCGCATCGCCCAGCTGCGCGGCCAGTACGAGGCCGCGATCGAGGCCCTGCCGCAGGAGCCGGTGCGCCTGGCCCTCGCCGCGCTGGCGCACGAACTGGTGGACCGGGAGGCCTAAAGGCAGCCCGCCACCCCACCGGCCAGCCCGGCGCCCGCTCCGGGGAAAAGGGCCGGCCGCAAGCCCGCCACCGAGATCGGGGCGGCCCGGCGGCAGCGTCGTACCTGAAACTAGAACGCCAGGGCGGCGGCCACTCGGCGCACCTCGTGCACGCGACCGTCGGCCAGCGCCTGGGCCGGGGCGGTCTCCAGGCTCTCGTTGTCCGTCAGCAGCCAGTCCACCGCCTCCGCATCGCTCATGCCACCATCCAGCAGCAGCATGATCGTGCCGCGCAGCGCCTTGTGCGGCACCGGCGGGGTGACGGACTCGTCCAAGAAGACTCGCGGGACCCGCTTGACGCGGTCCTCCCCCACCACCACGGCCAGGCTGCGGTCACGCAGGGCGGAATGAACGTCGCGCAGGCGAACCTGGCAAAGATCGGCAACCTCGGGCACGGTCAGGAGAGCAAAATCCATGCCGTAACCGTAGCGCCTCCACGGAAGTTCTCATACTTCTAGGTAAAGTGCGACCGTGGTTAATAGGTCCAACAGCAGTTCGACTCCTGAGCAGGCTCCGGGCGGCGGCATGCCCGCAGACGCGGCCCGCCCCGCCGGCGGTGCCTCCACGCGCCCCGGCGCCACCGAGCTCGGAAATGGGGCCGACCACCTCGGCAAGAGCACGCCGGGCGACGGGGCAGAGCAGGGCGCCGCCGGTGACGCTGGCGGTGCGGGAGGTGCTGGCGGTGCTGGCGGAGTGGCCCTGGAAGGGCGGTTGGGCACTATTCCCGTCTCCGAGACCCGCAAGTACTCCGGGCTGTCCGACGCTGCAGCCGGCAGCCAGGAGGCCGCCCGGGACCCGCTGATCGGGCAGGAGATCGAGGGCCGCTATGTGATCCAGCGGCGCATCGACCGCGGCGGCATGGCCACCGTCTACCAGGCTCTGGATCAGCGCCTAGACCGCATCGTGGCGCTGAAGATCATGCACCCCCACCTGGCGGAGCAGGGGGACTTCCTGGCGCGCTTCCGCCGCGAGGCGCGCGCGGCCGCCAAACTCACCCACTCCGGCATCGTGGCCGTGTACGACCAGGGCGGCACTTCGCAGCTGTCCTACCTGGCGATGGAGTACATCCACGGCCCCAACCTGCGCGCCCACCTGCGCCAGCGCGGCTCGCTCACCGTCTCCCAGGCGCTCATCATCACCGAGCACGTGCTGGCGGC encodes the following:
- a CDS encoding universal stress protein yields the protein MSILLAYHGTDESNAALESAIELAQALGKSLVVLVARRESADDPRTVEGAEDKLWDRLECAAISFSVRHARADLQIGDDILAAAHELKPSMVVIGLRGRAHGSSLGMGVNAAKVLLEAPVPVLTVTSH
- a CDS encoding polyprenyl synthetase family protein, whose amino-acid sequence is MLQEFPGSALRPQWDGALLAVQEQWRAELADLVEAAELLDYAAVLLAGGKRKRAELAALGYWAAGGDPASQACAQAGAALELFQAAALAHDDLMDDSATRRTHPTTHVQAAHDHAARGWVGSAAQFGLSAAVLLGDLLLAQSHRTFAAAAALADRQGDDVAAGPRGIGAGQRALAAFSAMSVELQAGQYLDTRAQTQPLGAPDALASLERALTFKSARYSVEHPLRIGAALGGAGPELVAALGAVGRPLGIAFQLRDDLLGVFGDPAVTGKPAGDDVRVGKRTVLAELAHASLSPANAAELAALLARAPLGEADTAAATALIAASGAAEQVEARIAQLRGQYEAAIEALPQEPVRLALAALAHELVDREA
- a CDS encoding Rv2175c family DNA-binding protein — translated: MDFALLTVPEVADLCQVRLRDVHSALRDRSLAVVVGEDRVKRVPRVFLDESVTPPVPHKALRGTIMLLLDGGMSDAEAVDWLLTDNESLETAPAQALADGRVHEVRRVAAALAF